One Microcoleus sp. AS-A8 DNA window includes the following coding sequences:
- a CDS encoding 2-phosphosulfolactate phosphatase family protein: protein MKLFVYHTPELTPTDQVPDCAIAIDILRATTTIATALNAGAEAVQAFSDMEKLMQVSEQWPPEKRLRAGERGGAMVAGCDLGNSPLDCTPERVQGRRLFISTTNGTRALQCVQNAPIVLAAAFVNRLATVEYILAQQPETLWLVGSGWEGSFSLEDTACAGAIAHSLQEKLNVPLDELAGNDEVIGAIALYSQWQDQLLELFHHASHGKRLLRLDCHEDLKYCAQTDILNVLPIQKEPGILVKKE from the coding sequence GTGAAGTTATTCGTTTACCACACCCCAGAACTGACTCCAACCGATCAAGTACCAGACTGTGCGATCGCTATTGATATTCTCAGAGCCACAACCACGATCGCCACCGCTTTAAATGCAGGTGCTGAGGCTGTCCAAGCCTTCAGTGATATGGAAAAGTTGATGCAAGTCAGCGAACAATGGCCACCCGAAAAACGTCTTCGCGCCGGAGAACGCGGCGGTGCTATGGTGGCTGGCTGTGACTTGGGTAACTCCCCCCTAGATTGTACGCCTGAACGAGTCCAGGGTCGGCGATTGTTCATTAGTACAACCAATGGCACCCGTGCTTTACAATGCGTGCAGAATGCCCCCATTGTTCTGGCAGCAGCCTTTGTGAATCGTCTGGCAACCGTAGAGTATATTTTGGCTCAACAGCCAGAGACGCTGTGGCTTGTCGGCTCAGGTTGGGAAGGCAGTTTCTCCTTAGAGGATACCGCTTGTGCTGGTGCGATCGCTCACAGTCTCCAGGAAAAACTCAACGTCCCCTTAGACGAACTCGCAGGAAATGATGAAGTCATCGGTGCGATCGCACTCTACTCGCAGTGGCAAGACCAATTATTAGAACTATTCCACCATGCTAGCCACGGAAAACGCCTGTTGCGTCTCGATTGCCATGAAGACCTAAAATATTGCGCTCAGACGGATATTTTAAATGTCCTCCCCATCCAGAAAGAACCAGGAATTTTAGTTAAGAAGGAGTAA
- a CDS encoding transposase, translated as MTVPPAYTSQTCHCCLHIGVRTHKHFKCTNKACGWLGDADFNGAKMIELWGCSVNQPRGSELLSCARNPGLPKAPPALTSL; from the coding sequence ATAACGGTTCCTCCTGCTTATACATCCCAGACTTGCCATTGCTGTTTGCACATTGGAGTGAGAACCCACAAGCACTTTAAATGCACCAACAAAGCCTGTGGATGGCTTGGAGATGCAGACTTTAATGGTGCAAAAATGATTGAACTTTGGGGCTGTTCTGTAAACCAGCCTAGAGGCTCGGAGCTATTGTCTTGTGCAAGAAATCCAGGGCTACCGAAAGCCCCACCTGCATTGACCAGCCTTTAG
- a CDS encoding transposase — translation MNVKQVLTLVVKLQLSSEQQRLIAATAESFACACNTINQTVNPRLTNRNSIQAICYHDIKKESGLTANHVVRACARVASNRLTAKPKGEKVKSFKPTSFDCDARTFQFFEQEWSVSISTTGKRVKCPIRASNYHRGKLAGIQPTSAQICQHLDREWYAHIQIKNDAPSPIKAKNVIGVDFGRTEIAKTSTNKGWDGKQLNQVRDKYSRVRSSFQKKATQGTRTTRRRCRNILKRLSGRERRFQQALNHSISKQIIKEAKAHHSIVAIEDLTGIRDRTNQQPRSKAERRRSNSWAFYSVKTVP, via the coding sequence GTGAACGTGAAGCAAGTACTGACGCTAGTTGTAAAACTTCAACTTTCGAGTGAACAGCAGCGATTAATTGCTGCTACAGCAGAGAGTTTTGCGTGTGCTTGCAACACCATTAATCAAACGGTTAATCCAAGGTTGACCAACCGAAACTCCATTCAAGCAATCTGTTACCACGACATCAAAAAAGAGTCAGGATTAACAGCCAACCACGTTGTAAGAGCTTGCGCTAGGGTTGCTTCCAACCGTTTAACAGCAAAGCCAAAAGGCGAAAAAGTCAAGTCTTTTAAGCCAACAAGTTTTGACTGTGATGCCAGGACATTCCAGTTTTTTGAACAAGAGTGGAGTGTGAGCATCAGTACAACTGGAAAACGAGTCAAATGTCCGATTCGAGCTAGTAATTATCATAGGGGAAAGTTAGCAGGAATTCAGCCAACTAGCGCTCAAATTTGTCAGCATCTTGATAGAGAATGGTACGCACACATTCAGATTAAGAATGATGCACCGTCACCCATTAAGGCCAAAAATGTAATTGGCGTTGATTTTGGGCGAACAGAGATAGCTAAAACCAGTACCAATAAAGGTTGGGACGGTAAGCAGCTCAATCAAGTTAGAGACAAGTATTCTCGTGTCAGGTCTTCTTTCCAGAAAAAAGCTACCCAAGGCACAAGGACAACTCGGCGTAGATGTCGAAATATCTTGAAACGGCTATCGGGTAGAGAGAGGAGATTTCAACAGGCGTTGAACCACAGCATCAGTAAGCAAATTATAAAGGAAGCGAAGGCGCACCATTCAATCGTTGCCATTGAAGACTTAACAGGCATCAGGGACAGAACGAATCAACAACCCCGTTCTAAAGCTGAAAGAAGACGCTCAAATTCTTGGGCATTTTATTCAGTTAAGACAGTTCCTTAA
- a CDS encoding metal-dependent phosphohydrolase: MFNATEILINAFVQKLREGYRRTYGGLKTDNEDIIAWAGSMAMENIANSDALYHNVEHSIMVALVGQEILRGKHIREGGITSDDWLHFIISLVCHDIGYVKGVCRSDRDTERLYATGQDGEMVYLPPGASDASLTAYHVDRAKLFIEERFGGHKLIEAEVIKRNIELTRFPVPKEGDHQDTVNFPGLIRASDLIGQMSDPRYLKKISALYYEFEETGVNQALGYRHPGDLRRHYSMFYWNGVYPYIQQALRYLGLTQQGKQIVANLYSNVFVIEHEKTEEEHRQLAQQVY; encoded by the coding sequence ATGTTTAACGCAACTGAAATTTTAATTAATGCGTTTGTGCAAAAACTGCGGGAAGGTTACCGCCGGACTTATGGGGGGCTAAAAACCGATAACGAAGACATTATTGCATGGGCCGGAAGTATGGCAATGGAAAATATTGCCAACAGCGATGCTCTTTATCACAATGTTGAACATTCCATTATGGTTGCCTTAGTGGGACAAGAGATTTTACGAGGCAAACATATCCGTGAAGGTGGCATAACCTCCGATGACTGGTTGCACTTTATCATCTCCTTGGTCTGTCATGACATTGGCTATGTCAAAGGAGTGTGTCGCAGCGATCGCGACACGGAAAGGCTCTATGCGACAGGTCAAGATGGAGAAATGGTGTATCTCCCACCCGGAGCCTCAGATGCGTCTCTAACGGCATATCATGTGGATCGGGCAAAACTCTTCATTGAGGAGCGGTTTGGAGGTCATAAACTAATCGAGGCTGAGGTCATTAAGCGCAATATTGAATTGACTCGTTTCCCTGTACCGAAAGAGGGCGATCATCAAGATACAGTCAACTTCCCCGGATTAATTCGCGCTTCTGACTTGATTGGTCAAATGAGTGACCCACGCTACCTGAAAAAAATTAGTGCTCTATATTACGAATTTGAAGAAACAGGTGTCAATCAAGCGCTAGGATATCGGCATCCTGGAGATCTGCGTCGCCACTACTCTATGTTTTACTGGAATGGAGTATACCCTTATATTCAACAAGCTTTGCGATACCTAGGGCTGACGCAGCAGGGTAAACAAATTGTTGCCAACCTCTACTCAAATGTGTTCGTCATCGAACATGAAAAAACTGAGGAAGAACATCGGCAACTGGCACAACAAGTTTACTAA
- a CDS encoding ABC transporter permease: MNWWQKLKKNPLARLGALLLLIFYISVIAADFVAPYNPYEPQIDGSLLPPTQIYWRNQAGQFIGPHVYPTTQGQTDLETGKREIKRDLSKPSPIRLFVRGASYKLFQLRLPIGPKFALVDVIGGIPCNLHLFGTVGEGKINVLGTDESARDQFSRLLHGGRVSLSIGLVGIAVSFPIGLLVGGISGYFGGWTDAILMRLVEVLMTIPSLYLLVALAAVLPSSITSAQRFLLIVLITSFIDWAGMARVIRGQVLSIKEREFIQAAKAMGANPFYIIVRHVLPQTATYVIIRTTLAIPGFIVAESVLSLIGLGIQPPDPSWGNLLSVATNASMLVLQPWLIWPPALLIILTVLAFNLLGDGLRDALDPRSLQR; encoded by the coding sequence ATGAATTGGTGGCAGAAACTCAAAAAGAATCCACTTGCTCGGTTGGGAGCCTTGCTGCTCTTAATTTTCTATATAAGCGTCATCGCCGCTGATTTTGTGGCTCCCTATAATCCTTATGAACCCCAGATAGATGGTTCGCTGCTACCCCCCACCCAAATTTACTGGCGTAACCAAGCCGGACAGTTTATCGGGCCACACGTTTATCCAACCACCCAAGGGCAGACAGATCTAGAAACAGGCAAGCGCGAAATCAAGCGCGACCTTTCCAAACCATCGCCGATACGCCTTTTTGTGAGAGGTGCCAGCTACAAACTCTTTCAACTCCGACTACCGATAGGCCCTAAATTTGCCTTGGTAGACGTGATTGGCGGAATTCCCTGTAACTTACATTTGTTCGGTACGGTGGGTGAAGGCAAAATTAATGTATTAGGGACAGACGAATCGGCTCGCGACCAGTTCAGCCGCCTCTTGCATGGCGGTCGAGTTAGCCTCAGTATTGGCCTGGTCGGTATTGCCGTGTCTTTTCCCATTGGTCTATTGGTGGGTGGAATTTCCGGCTATTTCGGGGGATGGACAGATGCTATCTTGATGCGCCTAGTTGAAGTGCTGATGACGATTCCATCGCTTTATCTCCTAGTCGCCCTTGCTGCCGTGCTACCGTCCAGTATCACCAGCGCCCAGCGATTTTTATTAATTGTCTTGATTACCTCGTTTATTGACTGGGCTGGCATGGCGCGGGTGATTCGAGGGCAGGTTCTTTCCATTAAAGAGCGAGAATTTATCCAAGCCGCGAAAGCCATGGGTGCCAACCCCTTCTACATCATTGTTCGCCATGTTTTGCCCCAGACGGCAACCTATGTCATTATCAGGACAACCCTGGCGATTCCGGGCTTCATTGTCGCCGAATCTGTACTGAGCTTGATTGGTCTTGGTATTCAGCCACCCGACCCCTCTTGGGGTAATCTGCTGTCGGTGGCAACCAATGCGTCAATGTTGGTCTTACAACCTTGGTTGATTTGGCCTCCAGCGCTGCTGATTATCTTGACAGTGTTGGCCTTTAATTTGCTGGGGGATGGTCTGCGCGATGCTCTCGATCCTCGAAGTCTTCAGCGTTAG
- a CDS encoding LysR substrate-binding domain-containing protein: MKQSTLHQLKVFEAVARHNSFTRAAEELFLTQPTVSMQVKQLTKAVGMPLFDQVGKRLYLTQAGEELVKTCREVFEKLDQFEMTIADLKGLKQGRLRLAVITTAKYFVPRLLGPFCKRYPGIDVSLQVTNHEHILNRLGENLDDLYVMSQLPESIEVTYKRILDNPLVVMAPANHPLAEEKNIPIERIAAEPFIMREPGSGTRKAVQSLFDEHKLSLKVQLDLGSNEAIKQAIAGGLGISILSLHTLALEGPSSQLTVLDAQHFPIERYWYAIYPNGKQLSIVARTFLDYLLTEGKQVAEQTSGRKVSQSGFTEQEQNS, encoded by the coding sequence TTGAAGCAATCTACGCTGCACCAGCTAAAGGTTTTTGAAGCGGTTGCTCGGCACAATAGCTTTACACGAGCAGCAGAGGAACTCTTTCTCACTCAACCCACCGTTTCGATGCAGGTTAAGCAGTTAACGAAAGCTGTGGGAATGCCTCTGTTCGATCAAGTTGGCAAGCGTCTCTATCTGACACAAGCTGGAGAAGAACTGGTCAAGACCTGTCGCGAAGTCTTTGAAAAATTAGACCAGTTTGAGATGACAATAGCAGACTTAAAAGGTTTGAAGCAGGGACGCCTGCGGTTAGCCGTGATTACAACGGCCAAATATTTTGTGCCCCGATTATTAGGGCCATTTTGCAAGCGTTATCCAGGAATTGATGTTTCTCTCCAGGTAACCAACCACGAACACATCCTCAATCGCCTGGGTGAAAATTTGGACGACTTGTATGTGATGAGTCAACTGCCCGAAAGTATTGAGGTTACCTACAAACGAATTCTAGACAACCCCTTAGTTGTCATGGCACCCGCCAATCATCCCCTAGCTGAGGAAAAAAATATCCCGATTGAACGCATTGCGGCTGAGCCTTTTATTATGAGGGAACCTGGCTCAGGAACGCGCAAGGCCGTGCAATCCCTGTTCGATGAGCATAAACTGTCATTGAAGGTGCAGCTAGATTTAGGAAGTAATGAGGCTATTAAGCAAGCCATCGCCGGGGGTTTAGGAATTTCTATCTTATCGCTGCACACTTTAGCCCTGGAAGGCCCTAGCAGTCAGTTGACCGTTTTAGATGCACAACACTTTCCTATCGAGCGCTATTGGTATGCCATCTATCCAAACGGCAAACAACTGTCGATTGTGGCTCGGACTTTCCTGGATTATTTGTTGACCGAGGGCAAGCAGGTTGCCGAACAAACGTCGGGGCGAAAGGTTTCTCAATCCGGTTTCACCGAGCAGGAACAAAACAGCTAA
- a CDS encoding BMC domain-containing protein: MESYRPGIVPQDPLTEHNALRSRDHRRMQSSLGLVSTLSFPVIVSTADAMLKSSGVTLIGFEKTGSGHCTAIVRGATAEVRIAVQAGIEHAKREGQLLSSLVLPRPFPNLEVIFPIGSHLLDEASQPNRPRHSSHAVGLLETRGFPAIVGAADAMLKSADIELTGYETIGAGLCTVIIRGRVAEVAMALQVGMAEAKRIGELVSVTIVTRPLEDLERALPLASCSIEEQPQPLRLPISVKETEKELVELPDLRKLSSPKDL, from the coding sequence ATGGAGTCCTACCGACCGGGGATAGTCCCCCAAGACCCGTTAACCGAGCACAATGCCCTTCGCTCTCGTGATCATCGCCGTATGCAGTCCTCCTTAGGCTTGGTCTCCACCCTGAGTTTTCCCGTCATCGTGAGCACCGCAGATGCGATGCTCAAATCCTCTGGGGTAACGCTGATTGGGTTTGAGAAAACTGGCAGTGGTCACTGTACAGCCATTGTTCGGGGGGCGACAGCGGAGGTGAGAATTGCGGTTCAAGCCGGTATAGAACATGCGAAACGAGAAGGTCAACTGCTCTCCTCTCTCGTCCTTCCCCGACCGTTCCCTAATTTAGAAGTTATATTTCCCATTGGTTCTCACTTACTGGATGAGGCATCTCAACCTAATCGCCCTCGCCATAGTAGTCATGCCGTGGGTTTATTGGAAACACGGGGATTTCCAGCTATTGTTGGTGCCGCCGATGCCATGCTCAAATCCGCCGATATTGAACTAACGGGTTACGAGACTATTGGAGCAGGTTTGTGTACGGTCATCATCCGGGGTCGCGTGGCAGAGGTGGCGATGGCTTTACAAGTTGGCATGGCAGAAGCCAAGCGGATTGGTGAACTGGTTTCCGTTACTATTGTCACAAGACCTCTAGAGGATTTGGAGAGAGCGCTTCCTTTGGCGAGTTGTTCGATTGAGGAACAACCTCAACCCCTCCGGTTACCGATTAGTGTTAAGGAAACGGAAAAAGAACTAGTAGAACTGCCAGATTTGCGAAAGCTGTCCAGCCCCAAAGATTTATGA
- a CDS encoding carbon dioxide concentrating mechanism protein: MHLPALPWSSNSHVYAEGDVSIDASAAIAPGVILRADPDSKIVIASGVCIGMGSVLHAHGGTLEVEAGANLGAGVLIIGKGKIGAHACIGAITTVWNSSIDPWQVVPAASVVGDKGRQISQPSPVSTHTPITTAPSVPDSPTSPTSGVNESDTYPSTFVNPTIDSYPTGQESLNGQATSNRTVTSDDEKQGYQPQEDTPTEPTAAQPTSEAGQAVYGQGSLDRILKTLFPSNSSLNRPPEDG; encoded by the coding sequence ATGCATTTGCCTGCACTGCCATGGAGCAGTAACTCTCATGTATATGCGGAAGGCGATGTGAGCATTGATGCTAGTGCCGCGATCGCGCCGGGAGTGATTTTACGCGCCGATCCAGATAGTAAGATTGTTATAGCTTCTGGTGTGTGTATCGGCATGGGATCAGTCCTTCATGCTCACGGAGGTACCCTGGAAGTGGAAGCAGGTGCAAATTTAGGTGCCGGTGTTCTGATCATTGGCAAGGGCAAAATCGGAGCCCATGCCTGTATCGGTGCCATCACTACAGTTTGGAACTCATCCATTGATCCGTGGCAAGTGGTGCCAGCCGCTTCGGTGGTGGGAGACAAAGGGCGTCAAATTTCTCAGCCCTCTCCAGTATCCACCCACACTCCTATCACTACAGCTCCGAGCGTGCCCGACTCGCCCACTAGCCCAACGAGTGGCGTTAACGAGAGCGATACTTACCCATCAACCTTCGTGAACCCTACGATAGATAGCTATCCCACAGGTCAGGAATCACTCAATGGGCAAGCCACCTCCAACCGAACGGTAACATCCGACGACGAGAAACAAGGATACCAGCCCCAGGAAGACACCCCAACTGAACCAACGGCAGCACAACCGACTTCAGAAGCGGGTCAAGCCGTTTACGGGCAGGGTAGCCTGGATCGAATTCTCAAGACCTTGTTTCCCTCCAACTCATCCTTAAACCGTCCGCCTGAAGACGGTTAA
- a CDS encoding ribulose bisphosphate carboxylase small subunit — protein sequence MAVRSYAAPPTPWSSSLAEPTIHETAYVHSFSNIIGDVHIGENVLVSPGTSIRSDEGGPFYIGAGTNIQDGVVMHGLEDGLVVGDDQQNYSVWIGKNTSITHMCLIHGPAYIGDDCFIGFRSTVFNARIGSGCIVMMHALVQDVEIPPGKYVPSGAVINSQQQADRLPDVEDEDRQFALYVVASNETLRTGYQCAEDEACIAPLRNKISHKSDSNGVSEGNNSSFKAQATEASHPLNSSHSSSSNSSMSLTTGLNSDVQQQIRQLLAQGYRIGVEYADERRFRTSSWKSATSIHSERQSEVISALEEALAEHAGEYVRLIGIDPKAKRRVLEEIIQKPGDNGSTLNGKTTASRSSSSAAAPRSQSSASASSAGLSSDLTTKVRQLLAQGYRIGVEYADERRFRTSSWKSATSIHSERQSEVMSALEAVLDEHEGEYVRLIGIDPKAKRRVMEEIIQRPGGKRQAASSSSAATNGAGSSSSYSSRTAETSTSGSSKSSNTSLKKEAVEQIRQLLAQGYTIGTEHADKRRFRVGSWQSCSPIQSNQISEVLNGLEGCMAEHSDEYVRMIGIDPKAKRRVVETIIQSPN from the coding sequence ATGGCAGTCCGCAGCTACGCGGCTCCGCCGACCCCTTGGTCGAGCAGTTTGGCGGAACCTACAATTCATGAAACGGCCTACGTACATTCTTTTTCTAACATTATTGGGGATGTACATATTGGTGAGAATGTTTTGGTTTCACCAGGAACTTCCATTCGCTCCGATGAAGGGGGACCGTTTTACATTGGGGCAGGAACCAATATTCAAGATGGCGTTGTGATGCATGGCCTGGAAGATGGCCTGGTAGTGGGAGATGACCAGCAGAACTATTCAGTCTGGATTGGGAAAAATACCTCCATTACCCACATGTGCCTGATTCACGGTCCAGCTTACATCGGGGATGATTGCTTCATTGGCTTTCGTTCCACAGTGTTCAATGCCCGGATCGGAAGCGGTTGTATTGTGATGATGCACGCCTTAGTCCAGGATGTGGAAATTCCCCCCGGTAAATATGTGCCTTCAGGGGCGGTGATTAACAGCCAGCAGCAAGCCGATCGTTTGCCTGATGTCGAAGATGAGGATCGGCAGTTTGCTCTCTATGTCGTGGCCTCCAACGAGACATTACGCACAGGTTATCAATGCGCTGAGGATGAAGCCTGTATTGCACCGCTCCGAAATAAAATTTCTCATAAGTCTGACTCCAATGGTGTAAGCGAAGGCAATAACTCTTCCTTCAAAGCGCAAGCCACAGAAGCTTCACACCCTCTCAATAGTTCTCATAGTTCTAGTTCTAATAGTTCCATGTCTTTAACTACAGGATTAAATTCAGACGTTCAACAACAAATCCGTCAACTGTTAGCCCAGGGTTACCGGATTGGGGTCGAATATGCCGATGAGCGCCGCTTCCGCACCAGTTCTTGGAAGAGTGCCACCTCAATTCACTCGGAGCGCCAGTCTGAAGTGATAAGCGCTCTAGAAGAAGCGCTAGCAGAACATGCAGGTGAGTATGTGCGCCTAATCGGGATTGACCCTAAGGCCAAGCGCCGGGTTCTAGAGGAAATTATCCAAAAACCAGGTGATAACGGCTCAACGTTGAATGGCAAGACTACCGCCTCCCGCAGTAGCTCTAGCGCCGCCGCTCCTCGTAGTCAAAGTTCGGCCTCAGCGTCCAGTGCAGGATTAAGTTCAGACCTGACAACAAAGGTACGGCAACTGTTAGCCCAAGGCTACCGGATTGGAGTCGAATATGCCGATGAGCGCCGCTTCCGCACCAGTTCCTGGAAGAGTGCTACATCGATTCACTCCGAGCGCCAGTCCGAGGTGATGAGCGCCCTAGAGGCCGTCCTAGATGAACACGAGGGTGAGTATGTTCGCCTAATTGGCATTGACCCCAAGGCTAAGCGCCGGGTTATGGAGGAAATTATCCAAAGACCCGGTGGCAAACGGCAAGCAGCGAGTTCGTCTTCTGCCGCCACCAATGGGGCAGGCAGCTCAAGTAGCTATTCCTCGCGAACCGCAGAAACTTCAACATCTGGGAGTTCAAAATCCTCTAACACATCTTTAAAAAAAGAAGCTGTTGAGCAGATCCGTCAACTCTTAGCCCAAGGCTACACCATTGGGACCGAACATGCCGATAAGCGGCGCTTCCGGGTAGGCTCTTGGCAAAGCTGTAGCCCTATTCAATCGAATCAAATATCGGAAGTTCTCAATGGCCTAGAAGGCTGCATGGCTGAACATAGCGATGAGTATGTGCGGATGATTGGGATTGACCCGAAAGCTAAGCGGCGCGTCGTAGAGACGATTATTCAATCGCCTAACTAA
- a CDS encoding EutN/CcmL family microcompartment protein gives MQIAKVRGTVVSTHKEPSLRGVKFLLLQLLDEEGQPLPQYEVAADIVGAGIDEWVLVSRGSAARQVGESNTRPIDAMVVGIIDTVSVDNQTLYSKKDQYR, from the coding sequence ATGCAAATTGCCAAAGTTCGCGGCACGGTTGTCAGTACTCACAAAGAACCGAGTCTAAGAGGCGTTAAATTCCTCTTGTTGCAACTCCTGGATGAAGAGGGACAGCCACTGCCCCAGTACGAAGTGGCAGCAGATATTGTCGGTGCGGGAATAGATGAGTGGGTTCTGGTGAGCCGTGGGAGTGCGGCTCGTCAGGTGGGGGAAAGTAACACTCGTCCGATCGACGCCATGGTAGTGGGCATTATCGATACTGTGAGTGTTGATAATCAAACTCTCTACAGCAAAAAAGATCAATATCGTTAG